TTTAGTGCGGGAAATCTTGAAGTATTCTTTTTTATCTTATGTGGATATTCTTTTGCGTTGATTTATCACTTCATTGTTTAATGGACAACTTTATAGGTATCGATACATGTAGCTTTTACATTTATTTTGTATATACTGTCAGTTTAGTTATGTTCATATAGATCTAAACATTATTACCTATTTATGTATGTTTATGTGGATCTAACGATTAAGATTTGTTTAAGTAATAATTACTAAGATCTATAGAATGTGATATGTCTAGGCATGGTTATGTTGATCTAACGAGTATGATTTGCTTAGTAGCAACTATGTAGATCTAATGACACAATCTGCTTAGGTGCATTTATGTACATATAATGCTTATGATTTGTTTTGATACAATTATGAAGATATAATGAACGCAATCTGTTTAGGTACAATTATGTAGATCTAACGGCTTTGATTTATTAATAAATAGATAGTTCACCAAGTCGACGACCGGCTGTTGTCTTTTTATAAGAATTTAAATCTTTTATCTCTAATTTTCTTATGTACCACATTTTTAATATCTAATAGCTATATTAATAGCATAACCCTCTATTTTATGCTGTGTTGTGGTTTTAGTATATAAAATAGTTATTCAGTTGACCGTGCGCTatcattttttttcaaatttactTGATTAATAAAAATGGTGTGACTACTATGCACTTTTGACAGGTCATGCTAGACCATCCAAGTTGTAAACCACAACTTGGATCATCGGTGAGCACCAACAGTCCAATTGACTTGAGCAACGTTGACACAAGACTCCCCATGCTCGTCTACATTTCCCGGGAGAAGCATCCCGGTTATGACAACCAAAAGAAGGCAGGCGCCATGAACGTGATGCTCCGCGTCTCCGCGTTTCTCTCCAATGCTCCCTTCGTCATCAACTTTGACTGCGACCACTACATCAACAACTCACGAGCTCTCCGTGCCCCTATGTGCTTCATGCTCGACCCTCGCGATGGTCAGAACACGGCTTTCGTCCAATTCCCGCAACGCTTCGACGATGTCGACCCGACAGATCGCTACTCCAACCACAACCGTGTCTTCTTCGACGGCACCATGCTCTCGCTCAACGGCCTCCAAGGACCTACCTACCTCGGCACCGGTACCATGTTCCGTCGTGTCGCACTCTATGGCATGGAGCCACCACGCTATAAAGTGGAGAACATCAAGCTGGTAGGTAAGGCCGCTGAGTTGGGTAACTCGACGCCATTCCTGAAGTCGATACCGGATGGAGCAATCCAAGAGCGGTCTATCACCCCGGTGTTGGTCGATGAGGGGCTTAgcaatgacatagccaccctgaTGACATGCGCTTACGAGGACGGTAGTTCATGGGGGAGAGACGTTGGGTGGGTGTACAACATCGCGACGGAGGACGTGGTGACCGGATTCCGCATCCACAGGCAAGGGTGGCGATCCATGTATTGCTCCATGGAGCCGGCCGCGTTCCGTGGAACGGCTCCGATCAACCTCACCGAGCGCCTCTACCAGGTGCTCCGGTGGTCGGGCGGTTCTCTCGAGGTGTTCTTCTCCCACAGCAACGCTCTCATCGCCAGCCGTCGGCTCCACCCTCTGCAGCGCATCGCTTACCTCAACATGTCGATCTACCCGATCGCCACGATGTTCATCCTGGCCTACAGCTTCTTCCCGGTGATGTGGCTCTTCTCCGAGGAGTCGTACTACATCCAGAGGCCGTTCGGCACGTTCATCATGTACCTCGTCGCTGTCATAGCGATGATGCACGTGATCGGCATGTTCGAGGTGAAATGGGCGGGGATCACGCTGCAAGACTGGTGGCGCAACGAGCAGTTCTACATGATCGCGGCCACGGGCGTGTACCCGACGGCGGTGCTGTACATGGCGCTGAAGCTCATCAGGGGGAAGGGGATATACTTCAGGCTCACGTCCAAGCAGACGGAGGCCTGCTCCGGCGAGAAGTTCGCCGACCTGTACACTGTGCGGTGGGTGCCGTTGCTGATCCCGACCGTGGCGGTGCTCGTCGTGAATATTGCTGCCATCGGGGCGGCGATAGGCAAGGCAGCGACATGGGGTTTTTTCACGGACCAGGCATGGCACGCGGTGCTCGGGATGGTGTTCAATGTGGGTAACCTCGTGCTCCTCTACCCGTTTGCACTCGGCATCATGGGGCAATGGGGGAAAAGACCAGGCATACTGTTGGTCATGTTAGTCATGGCCATTGGCACCGTCGGGCTCTTGTATGTCACACTCCAGCAGGATGGTCACAGGATGTCGTTCCTAACCAGGCCATCTGGGTAGACACGTTCGTACGACCCATCTTTTACTTTATTTGTATTGTAGTGCAATAATTTGAGTATTTGAGCAAGAATGCCTTTTAGTGCTCGAAGCCTGTTCTTTGTTGGAAACAATAAATCACAATTCGTATTTCAATGTTTGAAAAAATATGGAAAAAGAATCCACATTATCATATGATTTACATATTGCAAAATCGGTGGCATTTCTCTTTGATCTAACATGGCATTTTCCTCTCTGATGGCATTTACGTTGAAATAAGTTAACAATTGAGCTgcacaaaaatgacaaaatcaTGATTATCTCTAACAAGGATTATCTCTAATAATTAAATCCTAACACCCCCCCTAATCCTTGCCTGTCCTTGTGACTGATCATCCTTTGGAATCATCTCCTCCAAAAACACTGCGGGAAAAATTGAGGAGAAATATACAATATGCCATGAAAAACTCCTAAAACCCAGTGGGAAAATAAGGAGAAAACGACATATATCATCCATGCTTGCATTGATATTGCCTCATTAAAAACCTTACACGAGAGACCATTTGGAAAAACTCACAAAGGGAAAAAGAGTGAAATACTAAAGATCTCAACAGGTTATATCCTAGAATATTTCTCCCCCTGAATTTTGCAAATCTCGATGTCGTCTCATACCAATTCTAGTTACATATTTATGGAACAGAGAGCTTGGTAAGGACTTAGTAAATAGATCAGCGAGATTATCGCATGACTTCCTTTGCAAAGTACTTATCTCCCCATTTTCTTGCAGATCATGGGGATAAAATAATTTAGGAGAAATATGCTTTGTAATATTGCTCTTAATATAACCCGTTTGCATTTATGCAATACAAGCATCATTATCTTCATAGACTATTTAGTAAGTATCCACACATACTTCAAAGTTCAGACTCCATCTCTCTTTTCCTGTCATGTAAGTATTTAttagttggactaggagaagTTTATCTTTAACCTTCCACAATCCTATTTAAGTGTGAAATGAAATCAAACTATGTTGTTTCTTTTACCAGAAGTGTCAAAAATGAGAAAACAAAAGTGATCCCATTCCACACTTGTAGATCATATATGTCCTTACGTTGCTAAGCCAGCTGTGTTCAATTAATTTATTTTTAAGTGCTCACACGTGCATTGTCTCGATCTGAACAATGTATCGACCACTGCGCTCGAACAACATACCCTCACATTCAAAGACAAAAATAATGTTCTAACATACACTAGAAACAATAGTGTTTCTTCCATATTGACAAAGTTGTACGACGAATACATCAACCCCATTGCCAATTCAAAACAAACTGATTTCTAGGATGCATCGAAATAATTCATATCACATCATATTAGAGAAAAGGGAGGCTCTCCCCGGCCCCATTATCAAAGAAACCAATAATCACATCACATCAGCTCCTAGAGAGAAGTCCAAAAGCCAAATAGCAACTACTACAGTTTTTGCTAACATAAAACCCACCAAATGGATGGATCAAGGAAGGGAAATAGTGCACCCGGATGCAACACAAACACCACTACTCTACCGCATCGTCGCAGAGCACATGCACATCACTCTTGGTCTTTAGCGGGCGACCACCTGTCTGTGGAGACCGAGCCACGGATCGCCGCGCCCTGCGAACTGGCACCATACTTGTTAAAATTGCCACTAGGGAACATTATCCCGCTCTAGTTTTATTCCGGCTTGCAAATGGAAGTCTTAGGGGCATGAATTCGAGACTGATTTGAGAGTGTTGTCCCTGGGGTGTTATGATATGGTAGTAGGCATTGACTGGTTACAAGCGTGTGGCCCAATATGGGTTGATTGGGTTGCTAAACAACTTCAGTTCACACACAAAGGAGTGATGATCTTGCTGTCAGGAGTTCAGAACCAACTCAGCTATGTTCGGATGATCTCTAGTGCGCAGCTGTAGCAGTTGAAAGGTTCCAATGATACTGCCCATGTGATCGGCTTGAGTGAATTGCAAAAAACAATCACAATTGGGGACCCCAATTCAGAAAACAACCATCTTTCaggtttttttttcaaaaagccGTCACCATTGTGCTGACATGTTTTAGAAAACACTAATCGCTCGATTCGCACCGATTGATGATGAATATGACAGGTGGGTCCTGTCGTCAGTGCTGATGTGGCACGGGAAAAGTCACGCCGTTAGACTGGAATATTGACCCTCCTAATGACCTTCTAATTCTGAAAACAATGACCTGATAAATCCTGTAGAAATGATGAAATTAGTTATGCAGCATTGCCTCAATGTAGATTTGGCTATGTAAACTTCTTTTGTGCCTTCCGGCCATGGTTCTCTGCAGCTTCTACAATTTAATCTCAGATCTGTAGGAGGATTTCATTAGACCAATCTCATAGAAGAAAACTAATAATTCATTTATAGATCCGCTGACCAAATCTCGAAAATCAATATGGGAAATTTTAGGGAAGTTAGTTCGGAACACATCAACAATGTATGTACTATAAGATGAAGAATCATAGATAGCGAGAGCAAGAAGGCTATCTAGAGTACTTGCTGGCCCTAAAATTCGGCACCATTAATTATCTAATGACCTGCTAACGTGGGTTTAGAATCACCCCAGCGACTCTCACGCGCCTGTTTGGCTGGTTGGCAAGGTGGGACACGCGGAGGCCAAGGAAATAGGCGGTAACTACCATTGCTTGTAGataaaatgtgtgtgtgtgtgtgtgtgtgtgtgtgtgtgtgtgtgtgtgtgtgtgtgtgtgtgtgtgtgtgtgtgtgtgtgtgtgtgtgtgtgtgtgtgtgtgtgtgtgtgtgtgttttgaaCAATCAATCTATATGTTGCAAACTTCAGACTCAAATTTTGCCTCGTAATGATGGGAGGACACTCAAAAGAATTCCTTCATCTATACATCTATACAAATATAATAAACACCCAAAGAGGCAGATGCAACAGATCTCGGCCATCAAACAAGGTCAATCCAACGACCTAAACTACTCCAATGGCTAGCGCTCAACGTGTTTAGCATGCAATtaatatctctactcttataaaagaCCCGGTTGATGATGATGGTGTGTCCGCCATCCGTCATTTGTCACCATCCGATCTCCATCTAACCCATGCAAGGCAAGCTGTGATATTTCTGCAGAATGACCCCTGCCACTCTGCTCTAAATTTGCAGAAAACCACTTAAGTCTCTCCAAAGCATCCCCGCCTCTCCCCCATCTCATCCAAACAGATATGACGAATAAATTTTGCGGAAAACCTAACATAGTTGGTGATATATATACCAAAAATACGGTGATTTTCTTTCAAGTTTGGGAACGTGTATTAGTCTATTTTAGATCTGTTGCAACACACTGGCACTTTGCTAGTCATACCAAATATAACACTAATAATCACTTAACTAACACAAGTAAAGTCATACCTAGTATCCCCATGCAAGTAAGATACTGCCTAATATTAACGTGCATTGCATGTATGCAGTTACTAGTAATTATAAAATCAGTAGACTAAGCTTATCATGTATGATAGAGTTGAGCATGATTGCCTGATACAAATCATTGGTCTGGTATAGACTACGTATCAAAGCTGGAGGCACCACTATCAAATTACGACAGTCATAACACTGAACCCATTCATGATCAGGCTTGCAGCGCCCAGCTCTTTTCCCCTAGGTGAAGAGAGTTGTAAAGTGAgtaacaatttttaaatacagTGATCACAATGATCGAGAATTGTACATGCAATCCTTAAAGGTAACACCATGATAACTTCAATTCTTGGATAATAAACATTTGGTTCCTGATAAGGATTGAAGAGCAACCTCGATCCCTTACCCCACTGCTACATCCCTAGAAGCATGATTGATTATATGCATGTAAAATATGTATTTTCCTTAGTAAAGTACATATATTCTGCAGAGAGAAAGTGCATATGTCCCACCTATATCTATACGTCTTATCAACTTGGTTACAAAAGCTAAGAAGAATCTGAACATGTATAGTTAACTTCCAGTTACCCATTCAAAACCTAAATGTAAGACTCTCAAAGATGCATGTACACCCAACTACAAGTTAGCAATTCCAAACTTAAGTGCAGAAGGCCTCAGAAATCCATAAATTATTAGTGTATTTCTATTTGTATTGTCACTTGGACAAGGAAGGAAAATTAGTTGGTGCCCGGGCATTGTTTTTGTGTATGGAAAACTTATTTGTTGACCTCCTAGGAAACAATGAAGGCTAAAAGTCTAGCCGCTCAACCCTTAGTCCAGCATTGGCAATTAAAATGAAGTTATACTGACATAAAGTGCATGTTTGCCCAAAAACATAGCACTTAATGGTTCAACCTTTTTGTACTTAACTGAAGGCACATTTTAACATACTCGGAGTCTGCATAATAACACCTAGAGATGGGTTTCCTCTCAATGTGCGAAGGCTATGTCACTACAAGGTCATCAAACCCCAAATAAAGATATGAATATAAATTCATTTATCTTTTGAGCTGAACCTAGAAGTTTACCTCTTGTGTCAAAAGGAAAATTACAACACAAACCCCTTTACTTGTTTGTCCTGGACGCGAGCTGACTCTTCTTGACGCAATAATATGTCTCCATGACCTTAGTCAGTGAGGTTTCCATCAGTCCTCCCTGAGTTCTAGTCCAAGGGGTCCCTGTTTCTATCAGAGACCCCACCTAACTAAATTCAATATACAAAATCTGTGGTTCAATACCCTTTTTGACCAAAGGAAACTAGCACTTTTCCAATGAAATACATTCTGCAGTAGCTTCAGACTGGACACTCAAATCAACTTCCATGTATTGTCCTTCCTGGCGATAAATCACCACATGGATTCTAGATTCTGCAGCAAATCAAACTATTATAGATAGTAGACAAGCAGTGAAAAAAGTAGAACCATGCTTAAATATTTTTATTATTATAAAACAATGGGACAGAAAGCACACTGATCTGAAAGTTGAAGTTTTAGTAAGCACATCTGGATCTTTCCTAAGTTTCGTTGTGCCAGTCTACAAAACACCACCAAGATTTCATTGAAAAATACAAGCATAAAGCTTGTAGTTGCAAAAATTAATGAAGTGTTTAGAGCACAATCAGAGGCTGCAGGAGGGATATGGTTTAACCTCCTTAAATCTAAGGGTAAAACAATGCAGAGAGGCATATGCTATGGTTCCTGTAGAAGATTTCCTATTAGTGCAAACAAATTTCAAATGACAATTAATTGTTACTTTGTTAAATTTCTTGCGCAGCTAAGTTAAACACATATTTGGAACTCAGAGAATTTTTTTTGCAGTATGTTCAGAGAAGACCATCCTACCCAATCCAAAATTCAGGCAAGTGCGGCATATTTAGTCCAGTAACCAACCCCGGTGAGGGAGAAAGCACACCTTTCGAGATAAACTATGAAAGCAAAAAAAAATACCATGAGCAGAGAAGTAATCACCCATCAAACACAATTAACTCAGGCACCAGTAAGACTGTACGGCACGGTTACAGACCGACCTCAGTTCGGATAGGGCACACAAAGTACGTACACTCGGTACAGGACATGACATTGTTTCAAACAACACTCCGCTAATTGACTGGATTGACAACCAAAATGCATTGGTACTCGATCGCCATCTTCTTTCTAGGGGGGTGCTGCCACCGCATCGTCCTCATtattctcctcctcctcctcctcctcctcctcctcctcaggAAACACAACCCGGAAGACATGCTTCACGATCGATCGCCATCTTCTTTCTAGGGGGGTGCTGCCACCGCATCGTCCTCATtattctcctcctcctcctcctcctcctcctcctcctcaggAAACACAACCCGGAAGACATGCTTCACGATGCTGTTGCCGGTCTTCTTGGTAGGGGAACCAGAAATCTAGACCCGGATCCACTTCTTCAGTGTGATCTCAGCTGTAGATGCTGCTAGCGAAGAGGCCTTGCGCTTGGCTGCAGCTGTTGGTACTGCAGTGGAC
The DNA window shown above is from Triticum urartu cultivar G1812 unplaced genomic scaffold, Tu2.1 TuUngrouped_contig_6990, whole genome shotgun sequence and carries:
- the LOC125531374 gene encoding putative mixed-linked glucan synthase 1 (The sequence of the model RefSeq protein was modified relative to this genomic sequence to represent the inferred CDS: added 395 bases not found in genome assembly); translation: MAVVGEEYCDLKERLLTVRKTSHFSPGDGFAAYDNRTGGLAFRADTYGRGHGGGAASPGELALLGPAGEPLLTVRRRRPSLHQRWEGFLGARADGQKSLFSARRSSILGGAGRGAVVELLPSPASAAAAELRRAKDDVWVAEGGDMSGASAGRPLLFRTMKVKGSILHPYRFLILVRLVAIVAFFAWRVEHRNHDGTWLWATSMVADAWFGFSWLLNQLPKLNPIKRVPDLVALADRHGEAILPGIDVFVTTVDPVDEPVLYTVNTILSILAADYPVDKYACYLSDDGGTLVHYEAMLQVASFAALWVPFCRKHCVEPRSPENYFGMKTRPYVGGMAGEFMSDHRRVRREYGEFKVRIDSLSTTIRRRSDAYNKGDDGVHATWMADGTQWAGTWIEQADNHRRGHHAGIVQVMLDHPSCKPQLGSSVSTNSPIDLSNVDTRLPMLVYISREKHPGYDNQKKAGAMNVMLRVSAFLSNAPFVINFDCDHYINNSRALRAPMCFMLDPRDGQNTAFVQFPQRFDDVDPTDRYSNHNRVFFDGTMLSLNGLQGPTYLGTGTMFRRVALYGMEPPRYKVENIKLVGKAAELGNSTPFLKSIPDGAIQERSITPVLVDEGLSNDIATLMTCAYEDGSSWGRDVGWVYNIATEDVVTGFRIHRQGWRSMYCSMEPAAFRGTAPINLTERLYQVLRWSGGSLEVFFSHSNALIASRRLHPLQRIAYLNMSIYPIATMFILAYSFFPVMWLFSEESYYIQRPFGTFIMYLVAVIAMMHVIGMFEVKWAGITLQDWWRNEQFYMIAATGVYPTAVLYMALKLIRGKGIYFRLTSKQTEACSGEKFADLYTVRWVPLLIPTVAVLVVNIAAIGAAIGKAATWGFFTDQAWHAVLGMVFNVGNLVLLYPFALGIMGQWGKRPGILLVMLVMAIGTVGLLYVTLQQDGHRMSFLTRPSG